A single genomic interval of Rhodopseudomonas palustris harbors:
- the rpsP gene encoding 30S ribosomal protein S16, with the protein MSVVIRLARAGTKKRPFYHVVVADSRFPRDGRFIERLGYFNPLMAKDNEARLKLDLDKVKDWLAKGAQPSDRVARFLDTAGVRKREARNNPEKAVPRKERKAADGK; encoded by the coding sequence ATGTCCGTCGTCATCCGACTCGCGCGCGCTGGTACCAAGAAGCGCCCGTTCTACCACGTCGTCGTCGCCGACTCGCGCTTCCCGCGCGATGGCCGCTTCATCGAGCGTCTCGGCTACTTCAACCCGCTGATGGCGAAGGACAACGAAGCCCGCCTCAAGCTCGACCTCGACAAGGTCAAGGATTGGCTCGCCAAGGGCGCGCAGCCGTCGGACCGCGTCGCCCGCTTCCTCGACACCGCCGGTGTCCGCAAGCGTGAAGCCCGCAACAACCCCGAGAAGGCGGTGCCGCGCAAGGAGCGCAAGGCCGCCGACGGCAAGTAA
- the trmD gene encoding tRNA (guanosine(37)-N1)-methyltransferase TrmD, whose translation MTWRATVLTLFPEMFPGPLGVSLAGRALASGLWALEARDIRDSATDRHRSVDDTPAGGGPGMVLRADVLAAAIDAVDAAADRPRLVMSPRGRPLTQARVAELAAGPGPLIVCGRFEGIDQRVIDARGLEEVSIGDYVLSGGEIAAMALIDACVRLLPGVMGKLESSTDESFSAGLLEYPQYTRPQTFEGRPIPEVLLSGDHGKVAAWRLGEAEALTKARRPDLWAARPAQTIRAKGESQKTPKNKTDG comes from the coding sequence ATGACCTGGCGCGCCACTGTCCTCACCTTGTTTCCGGAGATGTTTCCCGGCCCGCTCGGCGTTAGCCTGGCGGGGCGGGCGCTGGCGTCGGGGCTGTGGGCCCTGGAGGCGCGCGATATCCGGGACTCGGCCACTGACCGACACCGCAGCGTCGACGACACCCCGGCGGGCGGCGGGCCCGGCATGGTGCTGCGCGCCGACGTGCTGGCGGCCGCAATCGACGCCGTGGATGCTGCTGCGGATCGCCCGCGTTTGGTGATGAGCCCGCGTGGTCGGCCATTGACCCAGGCACGCGTGGCCGAGCTTGCGGCCGGGCCCGGGCCGCTGATCGTCTGCGGCCGGTTCGAAGGCATTGACCAGCGGGTGATCGACGCGCGCGGGCTCGAGGAAGTCTCGATCGGCGATTATGTGCTGTCGGGCGGCGAGATCGCCGCGATGGCGCTGATCGACGCCTGCGTCCGGCTGCTGCCGGGCGTGATGGGCAAGCTGGAATCCTCGACCGACGAGAGCTTTTCGGCTGGCCTGCTCGAATACCCGCAATACACCAGGCCGCAGACATTCGAGGGCCGGCCGATCCCCGAGGTGCTGCTGTCGGGCGACCACGGCAAGGTTGCGGCCTGGCGGTTGGGCGAGGCCGAGGCCCTGACCAAGGCCCGGCGGCCCGATTTGTGGGCCGCCAGACCGGCGCAAACCATTCGGGCAAAGGGCGAATCGCAAAAAACGCCAAAAAACAAGACGGACGGGTGA
- the rimM gene encoding ribosome maturation factor RimM (Essential for efficient processing of 16S rRNA), with protein sequence MPSGLICVARIGAPHGVRGAVRLWSFTADPFAVSDYGPLVTKDGARQFEIASAREAKSHLVVTLKGVTTRDEAERLNGVELYVARDKLPPTEADEYYHADLIGLAAVTTAGDALGKVVAIHNFGAGDIIEIAPPSGPTLLLPFTNAVVPTVDLDAGQVVIELPNEIEGDTPNHPEA encoded by the coding sequence ATGCCGTCCGGGCTCATTTGCGTCGCCCGGATCGGCGCGCCGCATGGCGTGCGCGGTGCGGTGCGGCTGTGGAGCTTCACCGCCGACCCGTTCGCCGTCAGCGACTACGGTCCGCTTGTGACCAAGGACGGCGCGCGCCAGTTCGAAATCGCGAGCGCGCGCGAGGCCAAGAGCCATCTGGTGGTGACGCTGAAGGGCGTCACCACGCGCGATGAGGCCGAACGGCTCAACGGCGTCGAGCTCTATGTGGCACGCGACAAGCTGCCGCCGACCGAGGCCGACGAGTACTACCACGCCGACCTGATCGGGCTCGCCGCCGTCACCACGGCTGGCGACGCGCTCGGCAAGGTGGTGGCGATCCACAATTTCGGCGCCGGCGACATCATCGAAATCGCGCCGCCGTCAGGTCCGACGCTGCTGCTGCCGTTTACCAACGCGGTGGTGCCGACCGTCGACCTCGACGCCGGCCAGGTGGTGATCGAGCTGCCGAACGAGATCGAAGGCGACACGCCGAACCATCCGGAGGCGTGA